A window from Bufo bufo chromosome 1, aBufBuf1.1, whole genome shotgun sequence encodes these proteins:
- the LOC120985890 gene encoding zinc transporter ZIP1-like produces MEYLLQVKLGCLFGLLLLTLFLGLVPSRMKCFQAGRETQQMWISFISCIAGGVFLSACLLDIVPDFLRDMKEAMEQQQIITDFPLPEFVLGIGFLLVLIVERIVLQCSDGMTEENTPLLSSSLSSPAVEEHFHGHSHNSQHRDVEHTGRHFHVDFNAHSSFRCFVLILSLSLHSIFEGIAIGLQSAQTAVLQIAIAILIHKSIIAVSLSLLLMQSNVKTRWFVLSIVTFALMSPIGISIGIGVMQTEANGGSLVQAVLEGLAAGTFVYITFLEILPHELNSNKWRLPKVIFIILGFSGMAGLRFLG; encoded by the exons ATGGAGTACTTGCTCCAGGTGAAGCTGGGCTGCCTGTTCGGGCTGCTGCTGCTCACTCTCTTCTTAGGGCTGGTGCCGTCCAGGATGAAATGCTTCCAGGCTGGAAGAG AGACGCAGCAGATGTGGATAAGCTTCATCAGCTGCATCGCCGGGGGAGTCTTCCTGTCCGCCTGTCTGCTGGACATTGTTCCTGACTTTCTAAGAGACATGAAGGAGGCGATGGAGCAGCAGCAAATAATA ACAGATTTCCCTCTGCCGGAATTCGTCCTGGGTATCGGGTTCCTCCTAGTCTTGATTGTAGAACGCATTGTTCTGCAATGCAGTGATGGGATGACGGAAGAGAACACCCCCTTATTGTCTAGCAGTctgagctctccagctgttgaggAACATTTCCACGGCCACTCGCACAATAGCCAACACCGTGATGTAGAACACACAGGACGCCACTTCCACGTGGATTTCAACGCTCACTCCTCCTTCCGCTGTTTTGTCCTTATCCTCTCGCTGTCGCTGCACTCCATCTTTGAAGGAATAGCCATTGGGCTACAGAGCGCCCAGACGGCGGTCCTACAAATAGCTATTGCTATTCTCATCCATAAAAGTATAATTGCAGTGAGTCTATCGCTGCTCTTGATGCAGAGCAACGTGAAAACCCGGTGGTTTGTACTTTCAATTGTCACGTTTGCCCTCATGTCACCTATTGGCATAAGTATAGGGATTGGGGTGATGCAAACTGAAGCCAATGGAGGCAGTCTTGTCCAGGCTGTTCTTGAAGGTTTAGCTGCTGGGACCTTTGTCTACATCACGTTCCTGGAGATCTTACCCCATGAACTAAACTCAAACAAATGGCGCCTGCCTAAAGTCATTTTCATCATTTTGGGTTTCTCTGGGATGGCAGGACTGAGATTTTTGGGGTGA